From Acidimicrobiia bacterium, one genomic window encodes:
- the rfbC gene encoding dTDP-4-dehydrorhamnose 3,5-epimerase, producing the protein MLVEPTTLPGLLVVTPAIHVDERGFFFESWNEEHFNGAVGEAVHFVQDNQSRSVKNVLRGIHFQMPYSQGKLVRVTVGSIWDVAVDLRVDSETFGHWHGLELTAESHQQLWIPGGFGHGFVVISDEADVAYKVTNYYEPTAERSVRFDDPDLAIDWPVANPRLSEKDEQAPWLEAALVTDDPQA; encoded by the coding sequence ATGCTTGTCGAGCCAACCACACTGCCCGGACTCTTGGTAGTGACACCCGCGATCCATGTTGATGAGCGTGGGTTTTTCTTTGAGTCATGGAACGAAGAGCATTTCAACGGAGCCGTCGGCGAGGCCGTGCACTTCGTTCAGGACAACCAGTCTCGTTCCGTAAAGAACGTACTTCGGGGCATTCATTTTCAGATGCCGTACAGTCAAGGAAAGCTGGTTCGGGTGACCGTAGGATCGATCTGGGACGTGGCTGTCGACCTCCGAGTCGACTCCGAGACTTTCGGGCATTGGCATGGTCTGGAGCTGACTGCGGAGAGCCACCAGCAGCTGTGGATTCCCGGAGGCTTCGGGCATGGATTCGTTGTCATTAGCGATGAGGCGGACGTCGCCTACAAAGTCACCAATTATTACGAGCCGACCGCCGAGAGGTCTGTGCGATTTGACGATCCAGATCTAGCCATCGACTGGCCGGTTGCGAACCCCCGTTTATCCGAAAAGGATGAACAAGCGCCGTGGCTGGAAGCCGCTCTTGTCACCGACGATCCCCAGGCCTAG